The DNA region TGGGGGCCCTGACCGGCATTATCACCGCCCCGATCACCTTTACGGGTTATGAAATCGGGCTGTTAAATGGATTGAAGGGGCTGGTCGCCGCCATTGTGGGCGGTTGGACGATCATCGGTACGGTCCTGGCCGCTCTGGCCCTGGGGTTGCTGGAAGGATTTTGCGCCGGTTTCATCTCTGCCAGCTTAAAGGATGTATTTTCCCTTCTGGTAATGGTGCTTTTCCTGGTTCTCAGCACCTACCGGCTGCGTTTTCGGAGAAAGGTCCAATGACCCCGGCTTCACGATTTCCTCTTCCTTTCCTGGTCTTTGCCCTGGCTGTTTTCCTGCTGCCCCTTTTGGTATCCGGCTCCTACGTCATCGGGGTCATGTGTTTTGTCGCTATTTACGGAGCCTTGGCTCTGGGGAAAGGCGTGCTCCTGGAACAGGCCGGAATTTTCTCCCTGGCCCATCCCACCTGGTTCGGACTCGGTGCCTACGTGACGGGTATCGCTGCCGTGAAAGGTGTCCCTCCCCTGGGGGCCATCATTCTGGCCGCTGTGTTCGTAGCCTGCGTTGCCTTTATTTTAGGCGCACCGTTGCTTAGACTCAAAGGATATTACCTGGCCTGTGCCACTTTCTCACTCTTGTTGATCGTCGAGATCATCATCGCCAACCTGGGATCGCTGACCGGCGGCCATGACGGTCTCATGGGCATCCCGCCGCTGTCCGTCTGGGGTCTGGCCCTGGAGGGGGATCGCCCTTTTTATTTCCTGTCCTGGGGGCTCTGTCTGGGAACCTACTGGTTTCTTAACAACCTGATGCACTCCCGGATGGGCCGGGCCATCATCTCCTTCAACGACAGTGAAACGGCCAGCCGTTGCCTGGGGATCAACGTGGCGGCTTATAAACTCCGGTTGTTCATCATCACCGCCATTATGGCCAGTCTGGCGGGCAGTCTCTTCTGTTTCTGGATTCGTTATATCATGCCGGCACTTTTCGGGTTTCCGCTGCTGGTGGAGTTGATCACCATGATCATCATCGGTGGCGGGAAAACCCTTTACGGCCCTCTACTCGGGAGTTTGGTAGTCATGTGGCTCCGGGAGCTGATCCATACCTACCTGGGGAAAGTGTTGCCGGTCATGACGGCCGAAGTGGACGCCCTCTTTTTCGGGATCATCATCGTGGTTATTCTTATTTTTATGCCCGGCGGGCTGGCCGGGTGGCTGGAACGGTTGAGCCCGGCCGGAAGGAGGTCCCGTGCACGGATCAACCCCTCCTGAAGGCTGGTTGGCGATAAAGGAAATCAGCCGGCACTTTGGCGGTATTTTAGCCTTGAACCGGGTTTCCTTCCAATTGGATCGGGGCGGTATTACTTCCTTGATCGGGCCTAACGGGGCCGGAAAAACGACTTTAATTAATGTCATCGCCGGTCTCTATCCGGCGGACCGCGGTCGAATCCATTTTCAGGGAGAAAATATCGCCGGTCTGGCGGCCCATAGTATTGCCGCCCGGGGCATAGGCCGGACCTTTCAACTGGAAGAGCTCTTCGGCAGCCTCTCTGTCCTGGAAAATGTCATGGTGGGCGGCCATGTGCGCAGCCGCTCCGGCATGGTGTCCTGCGGCCTGGCTTTGCCTTCGGCCCGGAAAGAGGAAAAACAGGCAAGGGAGGCCGCCCTGGCCAATCTGCAGTTGATCGGCCTGGAACACAAGGCCGAGGACCCGATTGCCAGACTGCCCCTGGGTGAACGAAAACTGGTTGGGGTGGCCCGGGCGCTGAATATGGACCCTCGATTTCTCATGCTGGATGAACCGGTAGGCGGTCTGGCGGCCCACGAGATCAGTAAACTGGTTGATCTGATTTATAAGCTCCAGTCTGAAGGGCTGACCATCTTCATCGTGGAGCACAATATGCCTTTTGTCATGTCTCTTTCGGAAAAAATCCTGGTGCTTGACGGCGGTTCCCTGATCGCCGAAGGACTTCCGGAGGAAATCAGGCGGAACGAAGCGGTGATCAATGCCTATCTGGGCGAGGAGGTGACCGTTGCCTGAACGGCCGGTTTCCGGAACAATATCGGGTTCCCCGGAAAACGCCGGGGTGGATCGACTCCGGCTGGAAAAGGTTTCCACCTTTTACGGGGAAGCC from Deltaproteobacteria bacterium includes:
- a CDS encoding branched-chain amino acid ABC transporter permease; its protein translation is MTPASRFPLPFLVFALAVFLLPLLVSGSYVIGVMCFVAIYGALALGKGVLLEQAGIFSLAHPTWFGLGAYVTGIAAVKGVPPLGAIILAAVFVACVAFILGAPLLRLKGYYLACATFSLLLIVEIIIANLGSLTGGHDGLMGIPPLSVWGLALEGDRPFYFLSWGLCLGTYWFLNNLMHSRMGRAIISFNDSETASRCLGINVAAYKLRLFIITAIMASLAGSLFCFWIRYIMPALFGFPLLVELITMIIIGGGKTLYGPLLGSLVVMWLRELIHTYLGKVLPVMTAEVDALFFGIIIVVILIFMPGGLAGWLERLSPAGRRSRARINPS
- a CDS encoding ABC transporter ATP-binding protein → MAIKEISRHFGGILALNRVSFQLDRGGITSLIGPNGAGKTTLINVIAGLYPADRGRIHFQGENIAGLAAHSIAARGIGRTFQLEELFGSLSVLENVMVGGHVRSRSGMVSCGLALPSARKEEKQAREAALANLQLIGLEHKAEDPIARLPLGERKLVGVARALNMDPRFLMLDEPVGGLAAHEISKLVDLIYKLQSEGLTIFIVEHNMPFVMSLSEKILVLDGGSLIAEGLPEEIRRNEAVINAYLGEEVTVA